From a region of the Lactuca sativa cultivar Salinas chromosome 4, Lsat_Salinas_v11, whole genome shotgun sequence genome:
- the LOC111886552 gene encoding uncharacterized protein LOC111886552, whose translation MIQRVVDNLLAVTKESVKTITYESLNNILRLINGLSAMLLAILPGKTNMLEGIHGWELRPAFRGPRLPRWMENGVSSFNQFVHELSMESDSASSEDYSSGEEMDDDDDDYISPASPSSQSSRFSRSSSYTKRRKDWPHWILSIFMWLLLPARLMIGIPIYLYSLVFTRDSKGANRIAGRLQNSNVPGGRKALDHVVELATDRRRGVIEDLHLGIEIFIETIFDGIHKMTACVISPWESLRVFLKWSSPDDPSAYVATATLAKDDPTPTERKTRLNNSLNTDGRTCEDVITELGYPYEAINVVTADGYVLLLERIPRRDSRKVVYLQHGVFDSSMGWVSNGVVGSPAFAAFDQGYDVFLGNFRGLVSREHIDKNISSREYWHYSINENGIEDIPAMIEKIHQVKTTELEHNTQELETEQPYKLFAICHSLGGAAILMYLITRRIQEKPHHLSRLILLSPAGFHHDSSFPFTALEHLLFWFSPILQPLVPAFYIPTRFFRMLLNKLARDFHNYPAVGGVVQTLFGYLLGGDSSNWVGVIGLPHYNMNDMPGVSFGIALHLAQMKRSKRFRMFDYGSAPANMAAYGSPEPLDLGEFYGLIDVPVDVVAGRKDKVIRPSMVRKHYRLMRDAGVDVSYNEFEYAHLDFTFSHREELLGYVMSRLRLVSQNMKKEMRLKKKDLTC comes from the exons ATGATTCAACGGGTCGTTGACAACCTCCTTGCTGTCACCAAAGA GTCTGTGAAAACAATTACTTATGAATCATTGAATAATATTTTGAGGCTGATAAATGGATTATCAGCAATGTTGCTGGCTATATTGCCTGGAAAGACTAACATGCTTGAAGGGATTCATGGTTGGGAGCTCAGACCTGCTTTTCGTGGACCCCGCCTCCCTCGTTGGATGGAGAA tggggtGTCATCTTTTAACCAATTTGTTCATGAATTATCCATGGAATCTGACTCAGCATCAAGTGAAGATTATTCATCTGGAGAAGAaatggatgatgatgatgatgattacaTCTCTCCTGCATCTCCATCATCACAAAGCTCTCGATTCTCTAGATCAAGCAGCTACACCAAACGTAGAAAAGACTGGCCACACTGGATTCTATCCATATTCATGTGGCTTTTACTTCCTGCAAGGCTAATGATTGGGATCCCAATTTATCTGTATAGCTTAGTTTTCACTAGAGACTCAAAGGGAGCCAATAGAATTGCAGGAAGATTGCAGAATTCAAATGTGCCAGGTGGCAGGAAAGCATTGGATCATGTTGTTGAATTGGCTACTGACAGAAGACGTGGAGTTATAGAG gATTTACATCTTGGAATAGAGATTTTTATAGAAACCATATTTGATGGGATTCATAAGATGACAGCTTGTGTTATTTCTCCATGGGAGTCTTTAAGGGTGTTTTTGAAGTGGTCTTCTCCTGATGATCCAAGTGCCTATGTTGCCACTGCTACTCTTGCAAAAGACGATCCTACCCCTACAGAAAGGAAAACCAGGTTGAATAATTCTTTAAATACAGATGGGCGTACATGTGAAGATGTCATTACAGAGCTTGG GTACCCTTATGAAGCTATCAATGTGGTTACTGCTGATGGATATGTTCTTCTTTTGGAACGAATTCCTAG ACGCGATTCAAGAAAGGTTGTTTATTTACAACATGGAGTCTTTGATTCATCCATGGG TTGGGTGTCTAATGGAGTTGTTGGGTCTCCAGCTTTTGCAGCTTTTGATCAAG GGTACGATGTTTTTCTAGGCAATTTCCGTGGTCTCGTTTCTAGAGAACACATCGACAAAAATATATCTTCACGAGA GTATTGGCATTACTCCATCAATGAAAACGGAATCGAAGACATACCCGCAATGATTGAAAAAATCCACCAAGTAAAAACAACCGAATTAGAACACAACACACAAGAATTAGAAACCGAACAACCATACAAACTTTTTGCAATCTGCCACAGCTTAGGTGGTGCCGCCATCCTCATGTACCTAATAACCCGCCGGATTCAAGAAAAGCCCCACCACCTCTCTCGGCTCATCCTCCTCTCACCCGCCGGATTCCACCACGACTCATCATTCCCTTTCACCGCCCTCGAACACCTCCTCTTCTGGTTCTCCCCGATCCTACAACCTCTCGTCCCCGCCTTCTACATCCCCACGCGCTTCTTCCGAATGTTACTCAACAAATTAGCACGCGATTTCCACAACTACCCTGCGGTTGGTGGTGTAGTCCAGACCCTTTTTGGGTATTTACTAGGCGGTGATAGCTCAAACTGGGTTGGAGTCATCGGGTTGCCCCATTACAACATGAACGACATGCCAGGTGTCTCGTTTGGAATCGCGCTTCATTTAGCTCAAATGAAGCGGTCGAAAAGGTTTAGGATGTTTGATTACGGAAGTGCTCCGGCGAACATGGCGGCGTATGGGTCGCCGGAGCCGCTCGATTTGGGGGAGTTTTACGGGCTGATTGATGTTCCGGTGGATGTGGTGGCCGGAAGGAAAGATAAGGTGATTCGGCCGTCGATGGTGCGGAAACATTATCGGTTGATGAGAGATGCGGGTGTTGATGTGTCGTATAATGAGTTTGAATATGCTCATTTGGATTTTACGTTTTCTCATCGGGAAGAACTTTTGGGGTATGTGATGTCGCGTTTGAGACTTGTGTCGCAGAATATGAAAAAAGAGATGAGGTTGAAGAAGAAAGATTTGACTTGTTGA